In Candidatus Binatus sp., a genomic segment contains:
- a CDS encoding CoA transferase: MRPQPIASTRIGGMTLAGGIAAALFHRERTGEAQVVDVSLLGTAMWVMSPDVVASKLIGQPQLPLSSRASRPNPAVNNYRTKEGRWLMLVHLQSDRYWPDLCQRLGRPDPATDPRFANIGARANNADGGSVGRDANASRVARRSPGRRSGYLQEVDGKATAGKYREYLRFGLGSKVS; the protein is encoded by the coding sequence CTGAGGCCACAACCTATCGCCTCGACTCGGATCGGCGGAATGACGCTCGCGGGCGGAATCGCGGCGGCGCTCTTTCATCGCGAGCGGACCGGCGAAGCGCAGGTCGTCGACGTATCACTTCTAGGTACGGCGATGTGGGTGATGTCCCCCGACGTCGTGGCGAGCAAACTGATCGGGCAGCCGCAACTTCCCCTCTCCTCGCGTGCATCTCGCCCGAATCCCGCGGTCAACAACTACCGGACGAAAGAAGGCCGTTGGCTGATGCTTGTCCACCTGCAGTCGGACCGCTACTGGCCCGACCTCTGCCAACGCCTCGGACGCCCGGACCCGGCCACCGATCCTCGATTCGCAAACATCGGCGCGCGCGCAAACAATGCCGATGGAGGGTCCGTGGGCCGCGATGCAAACGCCTCGCGAGTTGCACGACGATCCCCAGGTCGCCGCAGCGGATATCTGCAGGAGGTGGACGGGAAGGCCACCGCGGGAAAATACAGGGAATATCTTCGATTCGGGCTGGGTTCGAAGGTTTCGTAG